In the genome of Rhodoferax fermentans, one region contains:
- the epsG gene encoding chain length determinant protein tyrosine kinase EpsG → MNAADSITTLNTRSTPRSMGDILVASGRLRPADLQRILDSQAKNNTPFGETAISLQLLTKDDIDQALSQQFNYAYLSPSDTRLSPELVAAYQPFGVASENLRAVRSQLVLRWFNGDPARKVLAVVSAGEGEGRSFVTANLAIVFAQQGQRTLLIDADLRAKPERGQQHLFKLERGHGLSAVLAGRASLGEAAHTVPGLDSLMVLPAGAVPPNPQELLGQASFGQLLHSAAQQFDVILIDTPAGGSFADAELVAARAGAALIVARKNATLLPATTQLAKRLQDGGVALVGSVLNDA, encoded by the coding sequence ATGAACGCCGCCGACAGCATCACCACCCTGAACACACGCAGCACCCCCCGCAGCATGGGCGACATTTTGGTGGCCAGTGGCCGCCTGCGCCCGGCCGACCTGCAGCGCATTCTGGACAGCCAGGCCAAAAACAACACGCCGTTTGGCGAAACCGCCATCAGCCTGCAGCTGCTCACCAAAGACGACATCGACCAGGCCTTGAGCCAGCAGTTCAACTACGCCTACCTCAGCCCCAGCGACACCCGCCTGAGCCCCGAGCTGGTGGCCGCCTACCAACCCTTTGGTGTGGCCAGCGAAAACCTGCGCGCGGTGCGCAGCCAGCTGGTGCTGCGCTGGTTCAACGGCGACCCGGCGCGCAAGGTGCTGGCTGTGGTGAGTGCGGGGGAGGGTGAAGGCCGCAGTTTTGTCACCGCCAACCTGGCGATCGTGTTTGCCCAGCAAGGCCAGCGCACCCTGCTGATCGATGCCGACCTGCGCGCCAAACCAGAGCGTGGCCAGCAACACCTGTTCAAGCTGGAGCGTGGCCATGGCTTATCGGCCGTGCTGGCCGGGCGCGCCAGCCTGGGCGAGGCCGCGCACACGGTGCCCGGTCTTGACAGCCTGATGGTGCTGCCCGCAGGCGCCGTGCCACCCAACCCACAAGAATTGCTGGGCCAGGCCAGCTTTGGCCAGCTACTTCACAGCGCCGCCCAGCAGTTTGACGTGATCCTGATCGACACGCCCGCAGGTGGCAGCTTTGCCGACGCCGAGCTGGTGGCCGCCCGCGCCGGTGCGGCCCTGATCGTGGCGCGCAAAAACGCCACGCTGCTGCCCGCCACCACCCAGCTGGCCAAACGCCTGCAAGACGGTGGTGTGGCGCTGGTCGGCTCGGTCTTGAACGACGCCTGA
- the epsI gene encoding exosortase-associated protein EpsI, B-type, whose amino-acid sequence MKLSSKSILLLVLMLLSAALGAALRPTISLADERAPMDLDAMVPTSFGDWREDVNRMAQVVNPQQKSVIDQLYSQTLSRSYINTQGYRIMLSIAYGKNQSDALQLHKPEVCYPAQGFMLLSKQAGALDLLGKPIAATRLATSLGQRLEPITYWTMVGDHNVTSGIDKKLTEMRYALDKRIPDGMLVRVSSIDPDTARAYAVQNQFANAMVEAISPANRTRFAGKLNTFQPLN is encoded by the coding sequence ATGAAACTTTCAAGCAAATCCATCCTTCTGCTGGTGTTGATGCTGCTGTCTGCGGCCTTGGGCGCCGCGCTGCGGCCCACCATCAGCCTGGCTGACGAACGCGCGCCCATGGACCTTGACGCCATGGTGCCCACCAGTTTTGGCGACTGGCGCGAAGACGTCAACCGGATGGCCCAGGTGGTCAACCCCCAGCAAAAAAGTGTGATTGACCAGCTCTACAGCCAGACGCTGAGCCGCAGCTACATCAACACTCAGGGTTACCGCATCATGCTGTCAATTGCTTATGGCAAAAACCAGAGTGATGCGCTGCAATTGCACAAACCCGAAGTTTGTTACCCGGCGCAGGGCTTCATGTTGCTAAGCAAACAAGCCGGGGCGCTGGACCTGCTGGGCAAACCGATTGCCGCCACCCGCCTGGCCACCAGCCTGGGCCAGCGGCTTGAACCCATCACCTACTGGACGATGGTGGGTGACCACAACGTGACCAGCGGTATCGACAAAAAACTGACCGAAATGCGCTACGCCCTGGACAAACGTATTCCAGACGGCATGTTGGTGCGGGTGTCTTCTATCGACCCAGACACTGCACGTGCCTACGCCGTGCAAAACCAGTTTGCCAACGCCATGGTTGAAGCCATCAGCCCTGCCAACCGCACCCGGTTTGCAGGCAAGCTCAACACATTCCAACCCTTGAACTAA
- the gmd gene encoding GDP-mannose 4,6-dehydratase has protein sequence MKKVALITGVTGQDGSYLAELLLQKGYEVHGIKRRASSFNTDRIDHLYQDPHESNHSFTLHYGDLTDSSNLIRIIQQVQPDEIYNLGAMSHVAVSFESPEYTADADGMGALRILEAIRILGLEKKTRFYQASTSELYGLVQEIPQKETTPFYPRSPYAVAKMYAYWITVNYREAYGIYACNGILFNHESPLRGETFVTRKITRAISRIALGLQDCLYLGNMSALRDWGHARDYVEMQWLMLQQDKPEDFVIATGVQYSVRQFVEFAAQELGISLAWSGEGADEIGTVSEVTGKEAKCKVGDVIVKVDPRYYRPTEVETLLGDPTKAKEKLGWVPKTSLKELVAEMVQADFTSAKRDALVKLAGFQTFDHHE, from the coding sequence ATGAAAAAAGTAGCACTGATCACAGGCGTAACCGGGCAAGACGGATCTTATTTGGCTGAGCTGTTGCTCCAAAAAGGATATGAAGTCCACGGCATCAAACGCCGTGCCTCCAGCTTCAACACCGACCGCATTGATCACCTGTACCAGGACCCGCATGAGTCCAACCACAGCTTTACGCTGCACTATGGCGACTTGACCGACAGCAGCAACCTGATACGCATCATTCAACAGGTGCAACCAGACGAAATCTACAACCTGGGTGCTATGAGCCACGTGGCTGTGAGCTTTGAGAGCCCCGAGTACACCGCCGATGCCGATGGCATGGGTGCACTGCGCATCTTGGAGGCCATCCGCATCCTGGGGCTGGAGAAAAAAACCCGCTTTTACCAAGCCAGTACCAGTGAGCTGTATGGCCTGGTGCAGGAAATTCCGCAAAAGGAAACCACCCCGTTTTACCCACGCAGCCCCTATGCCGTGGCCAAGATGTATGCCTACTGGATCACGGTGAACTACCGCGAGGCCTATGGCATTTATGCGTGCAACGGCATCTTGTTCAACCACGAAAGCCCGCTGCGTGGTGAAACATTCGTTACCCGCAAGATCACCCGCGCCATCAGCCGCATTGCGCTGGGCCTGCAAGACTGCCTGTACCTGGGCAACATGAGCGCGCTGCGCGACTGGGGCCACGCCCGCGACTATGTCGAGATGCAGTGGCTGATGCTGCAGCAAGACAAACCGGAGGACTTTGTCATTGCCACCGGCGTGCAATACAGCGTGCGCCAGTTTGTGGAGTTTGCTGCACAAGAGCTGGGCATCAGCCTGGCCTGGAGCGGCGAGGGCGCTGACGAGATTGGCACCGTGAGCGAAGTCACTGGCAAAGAAGCCAAATGCAAGGTGGGCGACGTGATCGTCAAGGTAGACCCGCGTTACTACCGCCCCACCGAGGTGGAAACCCTGCTGGGCGACCCCACCAAGGCCAAAGAAAAACTGGGCTGGGTGCCCAAAACCAGCTTGAAAGAACTGGTGGCCGAGATGGTGCAGGCCGACTTCACCAGTGCCAAGCGTGATGCGCTGGTCAAACTGGCCGGCTTCCAAACCTTTGACCACCACGAATAA
- the epsF gene encoding chain length determinant protein EpsF, with product MTLQQFLLILRARYKAALLVFLITVATTVVVSLLLPKQYTASATVVVDVKSPDPVTGQMLQGMMAPGYMATQIDIINSDRVAKDVIKLLKLDSNAVVQQQWRDDTDGKGQLIDWLATLLQKKLEVKPSRESNVINVNFSGTDPDFAAAVANAFAQAYINVNLDLRLAPARQYATFFEEQTKAARTKLEAAQKALSDYQQQNGITSVDERVDFETAKLNETSSQLTGVQALTTDSQSKRGSAKADTIAEVMQSPLINGLKADIARLEAKLVESSGNLGKNHPQTQRAESELATLKAQLESETRKITSSIETTYQVGKQREAQLQGALSSQKARVLALNKQRDELNVLRRDVESAQRAFEVVSQRASQTNLESQTTQTNIAVLNAATAPADPSKPKVFLNILVSIFLGTLLAVGLALMLELANRRVRSADDLADALNLPVLGSIAHTGAAA from the coding sequence ATGACACTCCAACAATTCCTGCTCATCCTTCGGGCCCGCTACAAAGCCGCGCTGCTGGTGTTTCTGATCACCGTGGCCACCACGGTGGTGGTCAGCCTGCTGCTGCCCAAGCAATACACCGCCAGCGCCACCGTGGTGGTCGACGTCAAGTCCCCCGACCCGGTCACCGGCCAGATGCTGCAAGGCATGATGGCCCCGGGCTACATGGCCACACAAATCGACATCATCAACAGCGACCGCGTGGCCAAAGACGTGATCAAGCTGCTCAAGCTCGACAGCAATGCCGTGGTGCAACAGCAGTGGCGCGACGACACGGATGGCAAAGGCCAGCTCATCGACTGGCTGGCCACCCTGCTGCAAAAGAAGCTTGAGGTGAAACCCAGCCGCGAAAGCAATGTCATCAACGTCAACTTCAGCGGCACCGACCCCGACTTTGCTGCGGCTGTGGCCAACGCCTTTGCCCAGGCGTACATCAACGTCAATTTGGACCTGCGCCTTGCGCCGGCTCGTCAGTACGCTACGTTTTTTGAAGAGCAGACCAAGGCCGCCCGCACCAAGCTCGAGGCCGCCCAAAAAGCCCTGTCTGACTACCAGCAGCAAAACGGCATCACCTCGGTGGACGAGCGGGTCGACTTTGAGACTGCCAAGTTGAATGAGACCAGCAGCCAGCTCACCGGTGTTCAGGCCCTGACCACCGACAGCCAGAGCAAACGCGGCAGCGCCAAGGCCGACACCATTGCCGAGGTCATGCAAAGCCCGTTGATCAACGGCCTCAAAGCCGACATTGCCCGTCTGGAAGCCAAGCTGGTGGAGAGCAGTGGCAACCTGGGCAAAAACCACCCGCAAACCCAGCGCGCCGAGTCCGAGCTGGCCACCCTGAAAGCCCAGCTGGAGTCTGAAACCCGCAAGATCACCAGCAGCATTGAAACCACCTACCAGGTGGGCAAACAGCGCGAGGCTCAGCTCCAAGGCGCCTTGTCCAGCCAAAAAGCCCGCGTGCTGGCCCTGAACAAACAGCGCGACGAACTCAATGTGCTGCGCCGTGATGTCGAGTCTGCCCAACGCGCCTTTGAGGTGGTCAGCCAACGCGCCTCTCAAACCAACCTTGAGAGCCAAACTACCCAAACCAACATCGCTGTGCTCAACGCCGCCACCGCGCCGGCCGACCCGTCGAAGCCGAAGGTGTTTTTGAACATCCTGGTGTCCATCTTCTTGGGTACGCTGCTGGCCGTGGGCCTGGCGCTGATGCTTGAGCTGGCCAACCGCCGCGTGCGCAGCGCCGACGACCTGGCCGATGCCCTTAACCTGCCCGTGCTGGGCAGCATTGCACACACCGGAGCCGCCGCATGA
- the xrtB gene encoding exosortase B — MRALMPTNSTSRPEQLVALLAWLPVMIGLAVLYVPSLYDLLTGIWASDEQMHGPIVLGISVWLLYRNWGAMQLAAQGQKTSAWGWPIFVIGLLLYALGRSQDILMFEIGSVIWLLVGIALLNLGSKALKAQWFALFFMLFMVPLPGAVVDAVTMPMKMAVSFVAENILYWVGYPISRTGVTLQIGQYMLLVADACAGLHTLLTLEALGLLYLNLVRRDSAVRNIGLAILIVPISFTANVIRVMSLTLITYHWGDAAGQGFLHGFAGMVLFISALLLIIGFDTVLQGFEAYRRRAKGVNA, encoded by the coding sequence ATGCGCGCGCTGATGCCCACCAACTCCACCAGTCGGCCCGAGCAGCTGGTCGCGCTGCTGGCCTGGCTGCCGGTGATGATCGGGCTGGCGGTGCTGTATGTGCCCAGCCTGTACGACCTGTTGACTGGCATCTGGGCCAGTGACGAGCAAATGCACGGCCCCATTGTGCTGGGCATCAGTGTCTGGTTGTTGTACCGCAACTGGGGGGCCATGCAGCTTGCCGCGCAGGGTCAAAAGACAAGTGCCTGGGGCTGGCCCATCTTCGTTATTGGGCTGCTGTTGTATGCGCTGGGCCGTTCACAAGACATCTTGATGTTCGAGATCGGCTCGGTGATCTGGCTGCTGGTGGGTATTGCTCTGCTAAACCTGGGCAGCAAGGCGCTCAAGGCGCAATGGTTTGCGCTGTTTTTTATGCTGTTCATGGTGCCGCTGCCTGGTGCGGTGGTTGACGCGGTGACCATGCCCATGAAAATGGCCGTGTCTTTTGTGGCGGAAAACATCCTGTACTGGGTGGGTTACCCCATATCTCGCACCGGGGTCACGCTGCAAATCGGCCAATACATGCTGTTGGTGGCCGACGCCTGCGCTGGCTTACATACCCTGCTGACGCTGGAGGCCCTGGGCCTGCTGTACTTGAACCTGGTGCGGCGCGACTCGGCCGTGCGCAACATTGGCCTGGCCATCTTGATTGTGCCGATCTCGTTCACCGCCAACGTGATCCGGGTGATGAGCCTCACACTCATCACCTACCACTGGGGCGACGCGGCGGGGCAGGGCTTTTTGCACGGCTTTGCGGGCATGGTGCTGTTTATCAGTGCGCTGCTGCTGATCATCGGGTTTGACACCGTGCTGCAAGGTTTTGAGGCCTACCGCCGCCGTGCCAAGGGGGTCAATGCATGA
- the epsE gene encoding polysaccharide export protein EpsE: MSNRLSRLTPVLLATLLALGGICPLAQAQPAAAPSSQTKPDYPLGAGDAIKIQVFQNPDLTIETRVSENGSITYPLIGAVQLGGLGIAAAEKKIADALQTGGFIKAPQVNIVLLQIRGNQVSVLGQVNRPGRFPLETANTRLSDMLANAGGATATGDDVAIVVGVRNGQTFRKQIDIASIFLAEKLQDDIVLQGGDSIYVHRAPVFYIYGEAQRPGSFRIERGMTVMQALALGGGPTVRGSEKRLRLHRKAADGSIEQISPNLTDPVLPNDVIYVNESLF; this comes from the coding sequence ATGTCCAATCGACTCTCCCGCCTGACCCCTGTTTTGCTGGCCACCTTGCTTGCGCTGGGCGGCATTTGCCCGCTGGCCCAGGCCCAGCCAGCCGCCGCGCCCAGCAGCCAAACCAAGCCCGACTACCCGCTGGGCGCCGGTGACGCGATCAAGATCCAGGTCTTTCAAAACCCCGACCTCACCATCGAGACCCGCGTCTCTGAAAACGGCTCCATCACCTACCCGCTGATTGGTGCGGTGCAGCTCGGTGGCCTGGGCATTGCCGCCGCCGAGAAGAAGATTGCCGACGCCTTGCAAACGGGCGGCTTCATCAAAGCGCCCCAAGTCAACATCGTGCTGCTGCAGATTCGTGGCAACCAGGTGTCGGTGCTGGGCCAGGTCAACCGCCCCGGGCGTTTTCCGCTGGAGACTGCCAACACCCGCCTGAGCGACATGCTCGCCAACGCCGGTGGTGCCACCGCCACCGGTGACGACGTGGCCATTGTGGTGGGCGTGCGCAACGGCCAGACATTCCGCAAACAGATCGACATTGCCTCCATCTTCCTGGCCGAAAAACTGCAGGACGACATCGTGCTGCAAGGTGGTGACAGCATCTACGTGCACCGCGCCCCGGTGTTCTACATCTACGGTGAGGCCCAGCGCCCCGGCTCGTTTCGTATCGAGCGCGGCATGACCGTGATGCAGGCGCTGGCCCTGGGTGGCGGCCCCACCGTGCGTGGCTCCGAAAAACGCCTGCGCCTGCACCGCAAGGCCGCAGACGGCAGCATTGAGCAAATCAGCCCCAACCTGACCGACCCGGTGTTGCCCAACGACGTGATTTACGTGAACGAAAGCCTGTTCTGA